A region of the Candidatus Binataceae bacterium genome:
GCGACGCCCGGTTTTCCAAGTCCTGCGGCGGAATAACCGAACGCTACGCGACCGCCTGGGAAGATAAACACTTTCCCTATCTCGAGTCTGTGTACGACGGCCCTGCCCAATCGTGCTCTGGCGCTTCGGAGGCATGGATACGCTCGAATCCGGCAGCCTATTGCAATACCGACAATGCGGATCTGCTTTTACGCGTCCTCCCGGGGTTCGATCAGGAGACCCGCGATTTCTACCGCTGGCGCGTCGAGTATAACCCCGAAGAACTCGCCGCTCTGATCAGCTCGCAGCTCGGCGTGGACCTTGGCCCGATTCGCTCTATGCAGCCCCTCGCGCGCGGACCGTCAGGCCGAATCGATCGGCTGAAGATCACTGGGGAGCGCGACTACCTCATCATCGGTAAAGAGCTAGAAATTCGCCGCGCTTTATCGCGCACGCATCTTTACAGCTCTGCATTCGTCGTCGACAAAGAGTCTGGCCGCTTTGTCTTGCGAGGATCCGGATGGGGGCACGGCGTCGGCTTATGCCAGATCGGCGCGGCAGTCATGGCACATGAGGGCAAGACTTACACAGAAATCCTGCAGCACTACTATCTTGGAACCACTGTCAGCGTCTGACGGGAGGTCAACAACAAGATTTCACATCTCATAGTGGCGCCGAAAGAACGGAATTTTTTCAGATTCTCTCGCCATCCTTTTTCTAAGCAAGCGCACAGGCACGTGGCGATGGGGGCAATTATCCCCTTGATGGCGGTGAGCCGTCATGTCAGGGTGGCAGCAATCGATACGCTTTTACGGCGGCTCCTCCGCTGTCGGCGTGGGAAAGAGCTAGCCACGATTGCGCGAATACGAGCTCAATTGCTCGATGTATCTATACGCGAGCAGGGCTGATGCGAATCGGGGCGTACAGACTGGCGGAAGCGGATTCTTCTTCGGGATTCCGATGAACGAGTACTCCAGCCATATCTACGCCGTTAGTAATTGGCACGTCGTGCAAAGCCATCCGGTCATTCGCGTAAACACACATTACGGGGATTCACTTGTCTTAGAATTAAGAACCAGCGATTGGTTTCGGCATCCAGACGGTGAGACCGACCTCGCCGTTGCACCTGTGGGGCATCCATTCTGGGCAGACCTTAATGTGCTTCTTCTTGGTCGTGAAACCCTTCTTTCTCCGGAGATCATCTCTCGATTTAAGATCGGTGTCGGCGACGACTTGTTTGTCGTTGGTCGCTTCATAGATCGTGATGGCGTACAGCGCAATCAACCAACAGTTCGATTTGGCATGATCGCGCAACTACCAATCCCTCACCAACCAATCCGAACCGAGGTTGGATACCAGGATGCTTTTCTAGCCGAAATTCGATCTGTCTCAGGATTTAGCGGGTCTCCGATATTCGCACTACTACCGCCCCATCGCGACACCTCCCTTTCCAGAGAGGAACGGCTCAAAGCCTTTAGCGATCTGGACGATAACGGCTTACAGCGAAACAGAACGGTTCTCATGGGAATTGACTGCGGGCATATGCAATATCCAGAACCGGATGCTGTTTTCGCAGAAAGTGCGCGATGAGCACGGCGGCAAACGGTTGCGCCCAACGAAACTATGGGCGAACGTAAACACTGGAATGGCTATCGTGATCGGCGCATGGAAGCTGGACGAGTTGCTCAACAACCCAGTGTTGGTAGAAATGCGAGAAAAAGAAAAAGCCGCGGCAAAGAAATACACAAAGCTGGATTCATCCACCCGGCCCCGCTTGCAAAAAACGTTAGCTCCGAACGCTGCGGATCGGATTGATATTCCTATTCCGACTGAACGCGAGGTGTTGGACGTATTTAAGAAAGCCACGCGGAAGCGGCCATCTAGGCAGAAACCTTCTTCGTGATCTGCTTCGTGAGCGCGTCGAACATATTGTGTCGTCCAAGGTTCGGTCGGCGATTGAACCGAAAAGCGTACTCGTTCAGATAGCTTTGCGGATAATGCGAACCGACATTGTGATAGACACCACGAATCCCGTTTTTTATGAGGCTCCAGAAGCCCTCCATGGTGTTCACGTGTGCATCGCCCGAGACATAGACCTTGGTCGCAAGATGGACGCGCTTGTGCTGTAGCCAAGTGGCTCCAGCGGATTATAGACCGCGTATTCGTCGGTAAAGACCATGCTCTTCGGCATTATTCGCTCAGTCACGTGCGGAAGCAGGGTTGCAGCTTGGGTGGTTCGGAACGACCTTTGCCACAACTCTGCCCTTGCGCTCTACCATGCCGAAGACGGCGGTCTTGCCGACCCCGCCGGTGCCGAGATGTTTCCGCTTGTTGGCGTGTTTGTTCTTTTCCAACCCGCCGAATGCGCTTTCGTCCATCTCAATCTTGCCAGACAGTTTTGGCCCGTCATCTTCATTCAGCATCGAACGAATCTGTTTGCACATACGCCACGCGCATTTGTAGGTAACGCCGATTTCCCGCTCAAGCTGCTTGGCGCTAATCCCGCATCGAGTAGAGGCCATCAAGTACATGGCGTAAAACCAGAGTTTCAGCGAAGTAGCCGAATCCTGAAAGATCGTCCCGCTCATTGGGTGTTCGTGATGACCGCAATTCTGGCACGAGTAGGAAGGTCGCTTGCTGTCGCGATGATGCTTTGTGACGGCTTTGCATTTGGGGCAGAAGATGCCATCGGGATAGAGCCATTCGACGAGTTTCTGAAGACAAGCTGCATCGTCTGGATAATTTCGCTCGAAATCCATGAGCGAGTAAGTACTGTCGGACGCCCCGGAACGTATCGGCTTATTGCGGTTGACCTTGCTCATGTCGAACATAGTACTAAAGGCGCGCACCTACGTCAAAGGGATAGTTACAAAAGGACCCGGTCGTGACCGCGAGGAGGGTCGCCACCAAAACCGTGAAGAGCGCACGGCGGCCGCCGCGGGCGGCATCAGGTTCAGACCCAGGGAAACTGGTTTGCCGTTACTGCGGCAGTGATGATCTCGCCCCGTCGTTCATCAAGCGCCGCGACGCCCGCTGTCGCACCTGTTTCAAACAACGTTACGGGTCGGCAACGCGTGCCAAGTCAGCGAAGTCTCCTAAGGCCAACGCCGCTAAATAGTTCTAGCCCCATCGCACGGACCTGGCGCCGGCCTCCGATCAGAAGGCCGGCGCCAGTCTACTTGGCGTGCAGGGTCGGCCGCTTGGTCTCACGTTGGTCGACCAACGCAGTCCAGCAATTTGGAATCAAAAGGCAACAACCAAGGCCCCTTTTTAGAAGGAAGCCGCTCGCCAGCGTAATTCACTGGGACAAGTGGAGCGATTGACCGGATTTAACGGCAACACGGATTGCGCAGCGGGCAAGCTCTCAGCGGGTATCGAAAGCATCACTGGATCGTGCGGACCGACGAAATAATCACCAGCGCTGGTATCCCTTATAGCCCGCGCAATCGTAAGGCCCCAGCTGGCAAGTGGACGCTTGAAGGGAAAACTCCTGCTCTGGGTTGCTATCCACCCAGCCGCAGCGACCCTATCTCAGTTGCGTTACGACAAACGGGAAGGACGTGGCGCTTCGGCCGACCCGCCGAAATCACCTGAAGGGACCCGGCGTCACTGCCGGCAGAGATCAATCGCCAAAGTCGCTCGCCGGGCGCAGAGTTCGGGACCCGCTCCGGGTTCTTTGCGGGCGAATAAGCCCGCATAAATGCGAAGATTTCGAGCGTTTTCACGGAGAATCTACAAATCCTGAGACTGGGTGGCGGAGAGGGGGGGATTCGAACCCCCGAGACCCTTGCGAGCCTACACGCGTTCCAGGCGTGCGCCTTAAACCGGGCTCGGCCACCTCTCCGCAATGGGGCTTCAGTATGCCATCGGATGAATTCGACTTGCCAGTATGCCAACGCGGAGCGACCGCACGCTGCGGATAAGTTACCAGTCAATCGATTCACGATCGCGGAAAAAACCCCCGCTCGGGCCGCGATCGGGGAGCGTGGCCAGCCACACCGCGGTCTCTGCGCCCTCTTCCACCGAACGCGGCGCGCCCACACCGCCCATCTCGGTGCGCACCCATCCGGGTGACATCGCGTTGACCAGTATATTGGTTCCGCGCAGGTCGGCAGCCATCACCCGCGTCATCGCGTTGAGCGCAGCCTTCGACACGCGATACGAGGGATAGCCGCCGGCGTCGAGTCCGTCGCCGTGTGTGCTCATATCCGTCGAAACATTGACGATACGGCCGTAACGATGCGCCCGCATCAGCGGGATCGCAGCCTGGCTGAGGAGCAGCGCGCCAGTCAGATTCACGGCGAGGGTCTGACGAAACGTCGCCGCACCGATATCGAGTGAGGTGTGGGCGCCGTCGAGGTAGATGCCGGCGTTGTTGACGAGGATATCCCAGCGCCCCAGCTCGGCCTCGGCGTAACGCTGAAAGCGCGCGATGCTCGAATCGTCGGCGACGTCGAGGGGATGGAAAACGATCTCGCCGGCGGACTTCTGCGCCGACTTGGTAAGTTGCGCGCAAGCGGCGGCGCCTTTGACCGCGTCGCGCGCCGTCAGCACAACCTTGAGATCCAAAGCGGCGAGCTGGCGGCAGATCTCCAGCCCGATACCGCGATTCCCACCGGTCACTACCGCAAGTTTTTTCACTTTTTCACCACTTTTTCACCGTCCGCGTGCTCCTCTCTGAGGCATTTTTCGACGCAGCTCGTAGACTCCTGAGCTCGGCCGCGCCTCGCAGACTCGTGTGCTCGCTCCGCGCGGCGGCCGTGCTTTGCTAGCGTGTCGCGCTCTTGCACGATCGGGCGCGTCGATGTTTCACGTGAAACAGCTCCACAAGTTTTTGCGCGTCGACGGGCAAAGTGAAGCTGTTCCCCACCTAGCCGTGCTTGATGGTCACGCTCTTGCAGGAGCGCACACCCGATGTTTCGCGTGAAACCTTTTTTTCACCGCCGGGCAGCGCAGCGCTCCATTGTCATGGCCTTTGCCCGATCGGACGCGGGCGAATGTTTCACGCGAAACATTTTTGTCACCTTTGTTTCACTGCCCGGGCCGAGCGCCGCCCGGCGGTCGCCAGCCTTTGCTTGATCGTACCAAATGTTTCACGCGAAACATCTTGTTAACAGGTTTGTGTAGGGAGCGGTGCATAGTGCAGGTTTTCACCCTTGACGTGATCTTCCATAAACGGCGCCCGGGTCTAATTCTGCGCGCAAAAAAGAATCGTCTCGTTCGAGGTGCGCAGTTTGCCGTCGGGCTGGACGAAGGCGCGAGCGGCGTTGGTCACTGCCGCGATAATCTGGTCGCGCAACGCCGGCGTTTGCCGTTCGAGCAGGGCGCGAAACGGCGCCGCGACGTCGCTGCGGAACTGCGCGAGCGCTTCGGGCGCGGCGAACTCGAAAACTACCTGCAGGCGTTTCACTTGCACGTCTTTGAAGCCCGCCGCCGCAAGCGCGTGAGTGAGAATCGACGGGTCGGCAAGCCGCAGCGGTTCGAGCGCGTCGAACGGCGGCGAGGGCAGGCCCGCGAGCTTGCGCACTTGATCGGTGCCCAGCGTGATCATCGGGACCTTGTCGCGCGTCGACCAGACCGCGGTCGCGAGGCGGGTGCCGGGTTTCATCCGGCTGCGGATACCGGTCAAGGCGCGATCGATGTCGGGCATGAACATAAAGCCCCAGCGGCAGACCACGGCGTCGAAGTCGCGCTCGCTGAGCGCGAGCGCTTCGGCGTCGCTTTCCTTGAACTCAAGGTTGTTGAGGCCAAGGGCCGCGGCGCGCTCCCGCGCGATCGCGAGCATTCCGGCGGATTGATCGGTGGCGATCACGCGGCCCGTCGCGCCGACCCGTCGCGCCGCGGTCACCGCCGGCTCACCGGTGCCGGTGGCGATATCGAGCACGCGGGCGCCGGGCCTCACGCCCGCCAGTTCGACGAGGCGGTCGCTGACGTGCTGTGCCGCCTGCTCGAAGATCGGCCACCATTTTTTCCAGCCTGCGGCGGCGGCGTCCCAATCGCGTTTCTGCTCGCTCTTCAAGCGTGTAAAATCAGCGTTCTGATCAGTCATTTTCCAATACTCCGTCGCGGCAATGCGCCTTACGTTTCGGCAACCTCAGAATGACGTGAACGGGCAGAACATGACAATCGCAATTTTGCGGCGGGAATGTCTGCGCAGAAACCGGTGCCGGCTTCGCTGGCGCGAAGCTGTCCGAAGTCCTTTCGACTGCGTTCGCGCTGCTCACTGCGCTCAGGATGACAAAAAGAGAGGGCGTTCGTGCACGGTTATTCGCGCGACACGACGCTACGTAGCACGACGAGGCCGCGGAGATGCGCGAGCAGATGCGGATAGCGGGGCGCGAGGTCGGCGGCGTGCGCGGCGGCGTAGGTGTCGCCGACGATCACTACCGCAGGCGGCGGCTGCGAATCGAGCGGCGCCACCGCGGGCGCTGATTGCATGTTGCGCAGATAGTAGCGCACCACATTGGCTGCGTAGCGCGGCGCGACGCCAATCGCGCCGTTAGCGGTCAAACCTGTGGCAGCGACCGCGGTCGCTTCGGCCCATTGGTCGCCGTGCGCCTTCGCGTACCAATCCGCATCGTGGGCGAGCGCAACCGCGACGACTAGCGCCAAGGCGCCCGGGCGGAAGGCCGGCGGGCGAAGTTCCAGCAGCCCGATTGTGGCCAGGATGAAAAACGGCGCGAAGCTGGCAAGGAGGTAGCGCTCGACGAAGGCGGGGCGGATCGCGAAGGAGACGATGGTCAGGATGAGCGGCGGCGCGAAAGTCCAAAGCAGCAGATAGCTTATGGCCTCGCGACGCCAAGCCCATCCGCGGGCGACACCGGTGACAACGAGAATCGCGAGCAGCGGGAAACCATATGTGCCCGTGGCTTTATTGAACAGCGCGATCGGCGCGCCAATCGAAGGACGCGAAATCCAATCCCAGGTCGCGGCGTCGGGGGCGCCACCGCGCGCGTGCAGATAGAGAATCAGAGGCGGCGTGAGCAGCAGCAACCCGCCGACTAGCGCGGCGACGCAACGAGCAACGCGGGCGGCGGCGCGTTGCCGCGACCTGACCAGCACGAGCGTCACGTAGAGCCCCTCCGGGATGAGCACCAGGATCGCGCTGAAAGTGGCGCTGATCGCGAGCGCGGTCAGCGCGGCGGTCGCCGCATAGTCAGTTGCTCTGGAGCGACGGAGCGCACGCAAGAAACTGCCGACTTGTCCGAGGGTGAGCGCCAGCGCGAGCGGATACATGCGCGCCTCACGCGAATACTTGATCGTGACGAGATTGACGGCGAAGAGCAGCGCGGCAATCGCCGCGAGCAACTTGTCATCCGCGATGTCGTGCGCCGGCGCTGGGGCCGTTTGCGGAGCGTCGCGGAACGACGACAGTGCGAGAATCTCGCGCGTGACGAAGAAGACCATCACGATCGCGAGCGTGCCGGCCACGGCCGACAGCGAGCGCATCGCGATGAGACTGTCGCCGGCGGCAGCGATCCACAGATGCAGTGCTACGTCGTGCAACCCGAGCTCGCCGGGATTGAGCCGCGCCTGGGCGCGCACCACCTGGAACATCGATGGGGCGGTCGCTGCTGCCCACGAGGCTCCCTCGTCGGCCGAGAGTTCCAACGTGTCCAGATTGACGAAGCGTAGATAGCCGCCGAGCAGGATCGCGAGGGCCAAAGTCGCCAGTGGCAACCAGCGGGGGAAATTCGTGGCTTCGGGGTCGGCGGCGGCGATGGCGGGTCAGAGACCTTTTTTCAGCTTCGGCGCAGGCCGAAAGCCGATAGTGCGCGATGCGGGAATCGTC
Encoded here:
- a CDS encoding SpoIID/LytB domain-containing protein, translating into MNVSVGLIEGQSAVEVELTGTFADTYGKPYLPRRYSFTSEVTLSPSDSASCAFALDDVTIGIGFHWERKERQVFRGAFRLVRREAGLTVINDVALEEYVTSVISSEMSASCPLELLKAHAVISRSWLWFPKVNPSCIESRQSEALDPHEIRRWYGRESHPDFDVCADDHCQRYQGITKVFSPAVADAVRATAGEFLRYRGAVCDARFSKSCGGITERYATAWEDKHFPYLESVYDGPAQSCSGASEAWIRSNPAAYCNTDNADLLLRVLPGFDQETRDFYRWRVEYNPEELAALISSQLGVDLGPIRSMQPLARGPSGRIDRLKITGERDYLIIGKELEIRRALSRTHLYSSAFVVDKESGRFVLRGSGWGHGVGLCQIGAAVMAHEGKTYTEILQHYYLGTTVSV
- a CDS encoding methyltransferase domain-containing protein, coding for MTDQNADFTRLKSEQKRDWDAAAAGWKKWWPIFEQAAQHVSDRLVELAGVRPGARVLDIATGTGEPAVTAARRVGATGRVIATDQSAGMLAIARERAAALGLNNLEFKESDAEALALSERDFDAVVCRWGFMFMPDIDRALTGIRSRMKPGTRLATAVWSTRDKVPMITLGTDQVRKLAGLPSPPFDALEPLRLADPSILTHALAAAGFKDVQVKRLQVVFEFAAPEALAQFRSDVAAPFRALLERQTPALRDQIIAAVTNAARAFVQPDGKLRTSNETILFCAQN
- a CDS encoding SDR family oxidoreductase, which gives rise to MKKLAVVTGGNRGIGLEICRQLAALDLKVVLTARDAVKGAAACAQLTKSAQKSAGEIVFHPLDVADDSSIARFQRYAEAELGRWDILVNNAGIYLDGAHTSLDIGAATFRQTLAVNLTGALLLSQAAIPLMRAHRYGRIVNVSTDMSTHGDGLDAGGYPSYRVSKAALNAMTRVMAADLRGTNILVNAMSPGWVRTEMGGVGAPRSVEEGAETAVWLATLPDRGPSGGFFRDRESIDW